From the genome of Hymenobacter sp. PAMC 26628, one region includes:
- the rho gene encoding transcription termination factor Rho, with product MHTLNELKDRLLPDLKELAEQLNVGNFKRLSKQDLIYKILDQQAAQPGPEAAAEAATAAAPAAKPARAPRAAAAATGAPAVARTSRRVAPLVPEQPFSDVAPPAAEGPSAVQIAPILVETVAVAPAAVAAQEEAPAAEAAPVSAQPTAETPAEGAEAAPAADGAPAERHRRERVGRNGRPISENRAAEQAAQAARDEARAAREAVESSEGNVALPAPSAEASATDAAGRPNGSPRDNPRRDYGADDYANRRNDRDQPRAFRQDQPRNGQDQQPREYRNDQPREYRNGNGQDQPRQDQPRSDQARQDQLRNGQGQDQPRNGQDQQPRMTREERQAQRDQQRQQRRDEQRANGQNPDQPQGQPNQGQNPNQGQNPNQNQGQGQNQGQNQNQNQRPARQEIDLVVPGNGTFELMPDGGYGFLRSPFYNYLTSPDDIYVSPQQVKQFALKPGDTVAGTIRPPREGEKYFALVGIDSMNGRTVEEVRDRVPFSHLTPLFADERMQLSTKPSQISTRVLDMFAPIGKGQRGLIVAQPKTGKTVLLQEIANAISENHPEVYLMILLIDERPEEVTDMARTVKAEVLSSTFDETADRHVKIAEMALDKARRLVECGHDVVILLDSITRLARAYNTVQPSSSRILSGGIDAGALQKPKRFFGAARNVEGGGSLTIIATALIETGSKMDEVIFEEFKGTGNMELQLDRKLANKRVFPAIDIPASGTRREDLLMTKEELGRVWVLRRFMTDMSATEAMEFLKDRIKGTKDNHEFLLSMNG from the coding sequence ATGCACACCCTCAACGAGTTGAAGGACCGTTTGCTGCCCGACCTCAAAGAACTTGCCGAGCAGCTCAACGTTGGCAATTTCAAGCGGCTCAGTAAGCAGGATTTGATTTACAAGATTCTGGACCAGCAGGCCGCCCAACCGGGCCCCGAAGCCGCCGCTGAGGCCGCCACGGCCGCTGCGCCCGCCGCCAAACCGGCCCGCGCTCCCCGCGCCGCTGCTGCCGCCACCGGGGCCCCTGCCGTGGCCCGCACCAGCCGCCGCGTCGCGCCCCTGGTGCCCGAGCAGCCCTTCTCCGACGTGGCCCCGCCCGCCGCGGAGGGCCCCTCCGCCGTGCAGATAGCTCCAATTCTGGTCGAAACGGTTGCTGTTGCCCCCGCAGCCGTGGCTGCCCAGGAGGAAGCACCGGCTGCTGAAGCTGCTCCTGTTTCAGCCCAGCCCACGGCTGAAACTCCTGCGGAAGGTGCCGAAGCTGCTCCGGCGGCTGATGGGGCCCCTGCCGAGCGCCACCGCCGCGAGCGGGTGGGCCGCAACGGCCGGCCCATCAGCGAGAACCGCGCCGCCGAGCAAGCCGCCCAAGCCGCCCGCGACGAGGCCCGCGCCGCCCGCGAAGCCGTGGAAAGCAGCGAGGGCAATGTGGCCCTGCCCGCGCCCAGCGCCGAGGCTTCGGCCACCGACGCCGCCGGCCGCCCCAACGGGTCCCCCCGCGACAATCCCCGGCGCGATTACGGCGCCGATGACTATGCCAACCGCCGCAACGACCGTGACCAGCCCCGCGCTTTCCGGCAAGACCAGCCCCGCAATGGCCAGGACCAGCAGCCCCGCGAGTACCGCAACGACCAGCCCCGCGAGTACCGCAACGGCAACGGCCAGGACCAACCCCGCCAGGATCAGCCGCGCAGCGACCAAGCGCGGCAAGACCAGCTCCGCAACGGCCAAGGCCAGGACCAGCCGCGCAACGGCCAGGACCAGCAGCCCCGCATGACCCGCGAGGAGCGCCAGGCCCAGCGCGACCAGCAACGCCAGCAGCGCCGCGACGAGCAGCGCGCCAACGGCCAAAACCCCGACCAGCCCCAGGGCCAGCCGAACCAAGGCCAGAACCCAAACCAAGGCCAGAACCCGAATCAAAACCAGGGCCAGGGCCAAAATCAGGGGCAAAACCAGAATCAAAACCAGCGCCCCGCCCGCCAGGAAATCGACTTGGTGGTGCCCGGCAACGGCACGTTTGAGCTGATGCCCGACGGCGGCTACGGCTTCCTGCGCTCGCCGTTTTACAACTACCTGACCTCGCCGGACGACATTTACGTGTCGCCGCAGCAGGTGAAGCAATTTGCCCTGAAGCCCGGCGATACGGTGGCGGGCACCATCCGGCCGCCGCGCGAAGGCGAGAAGTATTTTGCCCTGGTGGGCATCGACAGCATGAACGGGCGCACCGTGGAGGAAGTCCGCGACCGGGTGCCGTTCAGCCACTTAACGCCGCTGTTTGCCGACGAGCGGATGCAGCTCAGCACCAAGCCCAGCCAAATCAGCACCCGCGTGCTTGACATGTTTGCCCCGATTGGCAAGGGCCAGCGGGGCCTCATCGTGGCCCAGCCCAAAACCGGCAAAACGGTACTGCTCCAGGAAATTGCCAACGCCATTTCGGAAAACCACCCCGAGGTGTATTTGATGATTTTGCTCATCGACGAGCGGCCGGAGGAAGTGACCGACATGGCCCGCACTGTGAAGGCCGAAGTACTCAGCTCGACCTTCGACGAAACGGCCGACCGCCACGTGAAAATTGCCGAAATGGCCCTCGACAAGGCCCGGCGCCTCGTGGAGTGCGGCCACGACGTGGTGATTCTGCTCGACTCCATCACCCGCCTGGCGCGGGCCTACAACACGGTGCAGCCCAGCAGTTCGCGCATCCTCTCGGGCGGCATCGACGCCGGGGCCCTGCAAAAGCCCAAGCGCTTCTTCGGCGCGGCCCGCAACGTGGAGGGCGGCGGCTCGCTCACCATCATCGCCACGGCGCTGATTGAGACGGGCTCGAAAATGGACGAAGTAATCTTTGAAGAATTCAAGGGCACCGGCAACATGGAACTGCAACTGGACCGCAAGCTGGCCAACAAGCGCGTGTTCCCGGCCATCGACATCCCGGCTTCCGGTACCCGCCGCGAAGACCTGCTGATGACCAAGGAAGAGCTGGGCCGTGTGTGGGTGCTGCGCCGCTTCATGACCGACATGAGCGCCACCGAAGCCATGGAATTCCTGAAAGACCGCATCAAAGGCACCAAGGACAACCACGAGTTCCTGCTTTCGATGAACGGCTAA
- the serS gene encoding serine--tRNA ligase translates to MLQVSVLKEQTDRVLAGLAKKHYPTGPADVAAILDLDQRRRALQTSHDAAQAEANDLARQIGALMKSDDRAGAETLKIRTTELKQHTKAAADELTQVEIAIQQLLYKLPNLPHASVPEGRAAADNELVCAHGAKPELYTGAQPHWELIKKYDIIDFELGIKITGAGFPVYKGQGARLQRALVNFFLDEAREAGYTEVQPPIVVNEASATATGQLPDKEGQMYHDAKDDLYLIPTAEVPVTNLYRDEIIPVEQLPIRNAAYTPCFRREAGSWGADVRGLNRLHQFDKVEIVQITQPENSYAALDGMVAHIESLLQKLGLPYRVLRLCGGDMGFASALTYDLEVWSAAQGRWLEVSSASNFETYQANRLKCRYRADGGKTQLLHTLNGSALALPRIVAALLENNQTADGIELPEVLHSYCGFSKIG, encoded by the coding sequence ATGCTGCAAGTTTCCGTCCTCAAAGAACAAACCGACCGGGTACTGGCCGGCCTCGCCAAAAAACACTACCCCACCGGCCCCGCCGACGTGGCTGCTATCCTCGACCTCGACCAGCGCCGCCGGGCCCTACAAACCTCCCACGACGCCGCCCAGGCCGAAGCCAACGACCTCGCCCGCCAGATTGGGGCCTTGATGAAAAGCGACGACCGGGCCGGCGCCGAAACCCTGAAAATCCGCACCACGGAGCTGAAACAGCACACCAAAGCTGCCGCCGACGAGCTCACGCAGGTAGAAATTGCCATCCAGCAGCTGCTCTACAAGCTGCCCAACCTGCCCCACGCCAGCGTGCCCGAAGGCCGCGCCGCCGCCGACAACGAGCTGGTGTGCGCGCACGGCGCCAAGCCCGAACTGTACACCGGCGCCCAGCCGCACTGGGAGCTGATTAAAAAGTACGACATCATCGATTTTGAGCTGGGCATCAAAATCACGGGCGCCGGCTTCCCGGTGTACAAAGGCCAGGGGGCCCGGCTGCAACGGGCGCTAGTCAACTTTTTCCTCGACGAGGCCCGCGAGGCCGGCTACACCGAGGTGCAGCCCCCCATTGTGGTGAACGAGGCCAGCGCCACCGCCACCGGCCAGCTGCCTGATAAGGAAGGCCAGATGTACCACGATGCCAAGGACGACCTCTACCTCATCCCCACGGCCGAGGTGCCGGTGACAAACCTCTACCGCGACGAGATTATTCCAGTCGAGCAGCTGCCCATCCGCAACGCGGCCTACACGCCCTGCTTCCGCCGCGAAGCCGGCTCGTGGGGCGCCGACGTGCGGGGCCTCAACCGCCTGCACCAGTTCGACAAGGTGGAAATCGTGCAAATCACGCAGCCCGAAAACAGCTACGCGGCCCTCGACGGCATGGTGGCCCACATCGAAAGCCTGCTCCAAAAGCTAGGCCTCCCCTACCGCGTGCTGCGCCTGTGCGGCGGCGACATGGGCTTCGCCAGCGCCCTAACGTATGATTTGGAGGTGTGGAGCGCTGCCCAGGGCCGCTGGCTCGAGGTGTCGTCGGCGTCCAACTTCGAAACCTACCAGGCCAACCGCCTCAAGTGCCGCTACCGCGCCGACGGCGGCAAAACCCAGCTCCTGCACACGCTCAACGGCTCGGCCCTGGCCCTACCCCGCATCGTAGCCGCCCTACTGGAAAACAACCAAACCGCCGACGGCATCGAGCTGCCCGAGGTGCTGCACAGCTACTGCGGCTTCAGCAAGATTGGGTAG
- a CDS encoding UBP-type zinc finger domain-containing protein: MSDICQHLAHITHIIHIIPDAQHVCPECVALGDAWVHLRTCQECGHIGCCDDSKNKHATQHFHATQHPVIASAQPGERWLWCYMDEQMVEY, translated from the coding sequence ATGTCCGACATCTGCCAACACCTCGCCCACATCACCCACATCATCCACATCATCCCGGATGCCCAGCACGTGTGCCCCGAGTGCGTGGCCCTGGGCGACGCCTGGGTGCACCTGCGCACCTGCCAGGAATGCGGCCACATCGGCTGCTGCGACGACTCGAAGAACAAGCACGCTACCCAGCACTTCCACGCCACGCAGCACCCCGTCATCGCCTCCGCCCAGCCCGGCGAGCGGTGGCTCTGGTGCTACATGGACGAGCAAATGGTAGAGTATTAG
- a CDS encoding glycosyltransferase family 9 protein produces the protein MKILVLRFSSIGDIVLTTPVVRALAQQVPGAEVHFATKPAYRGLLEPNPHIAKVHVLSGSLRDLVRELRAEKFDFIVDLHNNLRTRLLKLQLNVKSASFDKLNRQKWLLVNFKINTLPKVHIVDRYLAAAAPLGVRNDGQGLDYFIPDGQEIDLRDLPTGFQRGYVAVAIGAQHATKRLPVEKLIALCAKLNRPIVLLGGPEDETTGHVIELAFDAGAGRAEPTARIPESPYYFPKNAPAPFASPLIHNGCGRYSLHQSASLLRQAQLVVSHDTGLMHIAAAFKKEIFSVWGNTVPAFGMYPYKTEFRALEVLNLSCRPCSKIGFAKCPQGHFKCMNDQALDLNLPPPRDGR, from the coding sequence ATGAAGATCCTCGTCCTCCGCTTTTCCTCCATCGGCGACATTGTGCTGACCACGCCCGTGGTGCGGGCCCTGGCGCAGCAGGTGCCGGGCGCAGAGGTCCACTTTGCCACCAAGCCCGCCTACCGGGGCCTGTTGGAGCCCAACCCGCACATCGCCAAAGTGCACGTGCTCAGCGGGTCGCTGCGCGACTTGGTGCGCGAGCTGCGAGCGGAGAAATTCGACTTCATCGTCGATTTGCACAACAACCTGCGTACCCGGCTGCTCAAGCTGCAGCTCAACGTGAAATCGGCCAGCTTCGACAAGCTGAACCGCCAGAAATGGCTGCTAGTTAACTTCAAAATCAACACCCTGCCCAAAGTCCACATCGTGGACCGCTACCTGGCCGCCGCCGCCCCGCTGGGCGTGCGCAACGACGGCCAGGGCCTCGACTACTTCATCCCCGACGGCCAGGAAATCGACCTGCGCGACCTGCCCACGGGCTTCCAGCGCGGCTACGTGGCGGTGGCCATCGGGGCCCAGCACGCCACCAAGCGCCTGCCCGTCGAGAAGCTCATCGCGCTGTGCGCCAAACTCAACCGGCCCATCGTGCTGCTCGGGGGCCCTGAGGACGAGACTACCGGCCACGTTATCGAGCTGGCGTTTGACGCGGGCGCGGGCCGCGCCGAGCCCACGGCCCGCATCCCCGAGAGCCCGTACTATTTCCCGAAGAACGCGCCGGCGCCGTTCGCTAGTCCGCTCATTCACAACGGTTGCGGGCGCTACTCGCTGCACCAGTCGGCCTCGCTGCTGCGGCAGGCGCAACTGGTGGTGAGCCACGACACAGGCCTGATGCACATCGCGGCGGCGTTCAAAAAGGAAATTTTCAGCGTGTGGGGCAACACGGTGCCCGCCTTTGGCATGTACCCCTACAAAACCGAGTTCAGGGCCCTGGAGGTGCTGAACCTGAGCTGCCGCCCCTGCTCCAAAATCGGGTTTGCGAAGTGCCCGCAGGGCCATTTCAAGTGCATGAACGACCAGGCGTTAGATTTGAATCTGCCGCCGCCTCGCGACGGCCGCTAG
- a CDS encoding helix-hairpin-helix domain-containing protein: MDNRALTRAFRLAAQLMELHDENPFKIRALEGTAASLEALSFPVAEVERSGLPDRTGLSKTAAAKVAELLDTGTFSDLQRLLDATPPGVVELLKIKGIGPKKIRALWRELGIESAEQLRDAAEADQVSKLKGFGQKTQQAILEALEFTDQSKGKLLYPQAEELGEALARRLREALGTDQVAVAGETRRRLETVETVALVAATDAPEKAHDLLNSLDGLVPAPAQSGPFAWRGTAAGSGVAVEVLLVAPEDFVNELFLQTATEAHLAEPLPSAAGQGPGQPATLRQWARREKFEREEALYERAGLQYLVPELREGLGEIALAAENKLPRLLEDGDIRGSLHNHSTYSDGNHSLREMATWLRDHGFEYLGICDHSQAAHYANGLSADRVRQQHQEIDQLNAELAPFRIFKGIESDILSDGALDYTPDVLASFDFIVASVHSNLKMDERKATDRLLRAIANPYCTMLGHPTGRLLLRRQGYPIDYKAVIDACAQHQVIIEINANPWRLDLDWRWVRYALDQGVQLSINPDAHHTDGYADTRYGVLMGRKGMLTKEMTFNTKSVDEAATYFAARKAAIKPSEVFRTSLFE; encoded by the coding sequence GTGGACAACCGCGCCCTTACCCGCGCCTTTCGGCTGGCGGCGCAGCTCATGGAGCTGCACGACGAAAACCCCTTCAAAATCCGGGCCCTCGAAGGCACCGCCGCCTCGCTGGAAGCCCTGAGCTTCCCGGTGGCCGAGGTGGAGCGCTCCGGCCTGCCCGACCGCACCGGCCTGAGCAAAACCGCCGCCGCCAAAGTGGCCGAGCTGCTCGACACGGGCACGTTCTCGGACTTGCAACGCCTGCTCGACGCTACCCCACCCGGTGTGGTGGAGCTGCTGAAAATTAAGGGCATCGGCCCGAAAAAAATTAGGGCCCTGTGGCGCGAGCTGGGCATCGAAAGCGCCGAGCAGTTGCGCGACGCCGCCGAGGCCGACCAGGTGAGCAAGCTCAAGGGCTTCGGCCAGAAAACCCAGCAAGCCATCCTGGAAGCCCTCGAATTCACCGACCAAAGCAAGGGCAAGCTCCTTTACCCGCAGGCCGAAGAGCTGGGCGAAGCCCTGGCCCGCCGCCTGCGCGAAGCCCTGGGCACCGACCAAGTGGCCGTAGCCGGCGAAACCCGCCGCCGCCTCGAAACCGTGGAAACCGTGGCCCTGGTGGCCGCCACCGACGCGCCCGAAAAGGCGCACGACCTGCTCAACTCGCTCGACGGCTTGGTGCCCGCGCCGGCGCAGTCGGGGCCTTTTGCCTGGCGCGGCACCGCCGCCGGCTCGGGCGTGGCCGTGGAAGTGCTGCTGGTGGCGCCGGAAGATTTCGTGAACGAGCTGTTCCTGCAAACCGCCACCGAAGCGCACCTCGCCGAGCCGCTGCCCAGCGCCGCCGGCCAGGGCCCCGGCCAGCCGGCCACGCTGCGCCAGTGGGCCCGCCGCGAGAAATTCGAGCGCGAAGAAGCCCTTTACGAGCGCGCCGGCCTGCAATACCTGGTGCCCGAGCTGCGCGAGGGCCTGGGCGAAATCGCGCTGGCTGCCGAAAACAAGCTGCCCCGCCTGCTCGAAGACGGCGACATCCGCGGCTCGCTGCACAACCACAGCACCTACTCCGACGGCAACCACTCGCTGCGCGAAATGGCCACCTGGCTCCGCGACCACGGCTTCGAATACCTAGGAATATGCGACCACTCGCAGGCCGCCCACTACGCCAACGGCCTCAGCGCCGACCGCGTGCGCCAGCAGCACCAGGAAATTGACCAGCTCAACGCGGAGCTGGCGCCGTTCCGCATCTTCAAGGGCATTGAGAGCGACATCCTCAGCGATGGGGCCCTGGACTACACGCCCGACGTGCTGGCGAGCTTCGATTTCATCGTGGCCTCGGTGCACTCCAACCTGAAGATGGACGAGCGCAAGGCCACCGACCGCCTGCTGCGCGCCATCGCCAACCCGTACTGCACCATGCTGGGCCACCCCACCGGCCGCCTGCTGCTGCGCCGCCAAGGCTACCCCATTGATTACAAGGCCGTCATCGACGCCTGCGCTCAGCACCAGGTCATCATCGAAATCAACGCCAACCCCTGGCGCCTCGACCTCGACTGGCGCTGGGTGCGCTACGCCCTCGACCAAGGCGTGCAGCTCAGCATCAACCCCGACGCCCACCACACCGACGGCTACGCCGACACCCGCTACGGCGTGCTCATGGGCCGCAAGGGCATGCTAACCAAGGAGATGACTTTCAACACCAAATCGGTGGACGAAGCCGCCACCTACTTCGCCGCCCGCAAAGCCGCCATCAAGCCGTCCGAGGTGTTTAGAACGTCGCTGTTTGAGTAA
- a CDS encoding alpha-amylase family glycosyl hydrolase codes for MKIFPLSALALAGALAASAVHAAPLRGPKETPAHAQKASAAIDRIDPTYWFVGMKNPQVQLLVHGPGLASSTVTQPNYPGVTLDKVEKLTSPNYLLLSLTVRPDAKPGKIKLQFKGAKNFTYSYELRARNADPLRTQGLTQADFIYMLMPDRFSNGDPKNDVVKGTRVNHIARDSMYARHGGDLKGIENHFGYFKQLGATAIWPTPIVENDMPKASYHGYAVTDCYKVDPRYGTNAEYVQFVKNAHGHGLKVVQDIVLNHWGSYHHLFRDQPAADWFHAFPTFTRSNYNAFVLNDPYGSKIDRKLENDGWFDTTMPDVNQSNPLVATYLIQNFLWWVESTGLDGYRIDTYPYSEPQFLMAWGKAIADEYPKLALFGEAWEGTEAEQAFFAQNIFPPVNGFKSNLPGVLDFQICFGIGDVLKGDGGDLTKLYRALQGDWMYTDATRNVPFLDNHDMSRFYSVIGEDFAKYKMGLAWLLTLRGTPQLYYGTEVLMKNFSDPDGKVREDFPGGWAGDKTNYFAARPGQAGEAFDYVSKLANYRKSHPVLSSGKLMQFIPQDGVYTYFRYTDAGECVMVIANNTKDAKQVDGNRFAERTAGFASGQDVVTGAPVPDLKTLAVPARTVMVVELKK; via the coding sequence ATGAAAATATTCCCGTTGTCTGCCTTGGCTTTGGCCGGGGCACTGGCCGCTTCGGCGGTGCACGCCGCCCCGCTGCGGGGCCCCAAAGAAACGCCGGCCCACGCCCAAAAAGCCAGCGCGGCTATCGACCGCATTGACCCCACCTACTGGTTTGTGGGCATGAAAAACCCCCAGGTGCAGCTGCTGGTGCACGGCCCCGGCCTGGCCAGCAGCACGGTGACGCAGCCTAATTACCCCGGCGTCACCCTCGACAAGGTAGAGAAGCTGACCAGCCCCAACTACCTGCTGCTCAGCCTCACGGTGCGGCCCGACGCCAAGCCGGGCAAGATTAAGCTGCAATTCAAAGGCGCTAAGAACTTCACCTATAGCTACGAGCTACGCGCCCGTAATGCCGACCCGCTGCGCACGCAGGGCCTTACGCAGGCCGACTTCATTTACATGCTGATGCCCGACCGTTTTTCGAACGGCGACCCGAAGAACGACGTGGTGAAAGGCACCCGTGTGAACCACATCGCCCGCGACTCGATGTACGCCCGCCACGGCGGCGACCTGAAGGGAATTGAGAACCATTTCGGCTATTTTAAACAGCTGGGGGCCACGGCCATCTGGCCCACGCCCATCGTGGAAAACGACATGCCCAAGGCCAGCTACCACGGCTACGCTGTGACGGATTGCTACAAGGTGGACCCGCGCTACGGCACCAACGCCGAGTACGTGCAGTTCGTGAAAAATGCGCACGGCCATGGCCTTAAAGTGGTGCAGGACATTGTGTTGAACCACTGGGGCAGCTACCACCACTTGTTCCGCGACCAGCCGGCGGCCGACTGGTTCCACGCGTTTCCCACCTTCACGCGCAGCAATTACAACGCCTTCGTCCTCAACGACCCGTACGGCTCCAAAATCGACCGCAAACTGGAAAACGACGGCTGGTTCGACACCACCATGCCCGACGTGAACCAGAGCAATCCGTTGGTGGCCACGTACTTGATCCAGAACTTCCTGTGGTGGGTGGAAAGCACCGGCCTCGACGGCTACCGCATCGACACGTACCCCTATTCCGAGCCGCAATTTCTCATGGCGTGGGGCAAGGCCATTGCCGACGAGTACCCCAAGCTGGCGCTGTTTGGCGAGGCCTGGGAGGGCACCGAGGCCGAGCAGGCGTTCTTCGCGCAGAACATTTTTCCGCCCGTCAACGGCTTTAAGTCGAACCTGCCGGGCGTGCTCGATTTCCAGATTTGCTTCGGCATCGGCGACGTGCTGAAGGGCGACGGCGGCGACTTGACCAAGCTGTACCGCGCTTTGCAGGGCGACTGGATGTACACCGACGCCACGCGCAACGTGCCGTTTCTCGACAACCACGACATGAGCCGGTTCTACTCGGTTATTGGTGAAGACTTTGCTAAGTACAAAATGGGACTGGCCTGGCTGCTCACGCTACGTGGCACACCGCAGCTCTATTACGGCACGGAGGTGCTGATGAAGAACTTCTCGGACCCCGACGGCAAGGTGCGCGAAGACTTCCCCGGCGGCTGGGCCGGCGACAAAACCAACTATTTCGCGGCCCGCCCGGGCCAGGCCGGCGAGGCCTTTGACTACGTGAGCAAGCTGGCCAACTACCGCAAAAGCCACCCCGTGCTCAGCAGCGGCAAGCTGATGCAGTTCATCCCGCAGGACGGCGTGTACACGTACTTCCGCTACACCGACGCCGGCGAGTGCGTGATGGTCATCGCCAACAACACCAAGGACGCCAAGCAGGTGGACGGCAACCGCTTCGCCGAGCGCACCGCCGGCTTCGCCTCGGGCCAGGACGTGGTGACCGGGGCCCCCGTGCCCGACCTGAAAACCCTGGCCGTACCTGCCCGCACGGTAATGGTGGTCGAGTTAAAAAAATAG
- a CDS encoding MFS transporter, whose amino-acid sequence MAAGAVTSAHSTHAKPRLTFWQIWNMSFGFLGIQFGFALQNANVSRIFETMGAKTDEIAFLWLAAPATGLIVQPIIGYLSDRTWSPRWGRRRPYFLVGAILASISLLVMPNVTALWMAAGMLWIMDSSINISMEPFRALVGDLLPSEQRTTGFAAQTFFIGVGAVVASSLPWVLTNWFHVANVAAAGHIPASVRYSFTAGGVVFFLAVLWTVLRTREYPPADLAEFEAEKARTAGIAHGFRESFAGIFKMPKTMRQLAVVQFFSWFALFSMWIYTTQAVTSHVFHTTDTTSALYNKGGDWVGVCFSVYNGLSAVMALLLPIVARRTSRRFTHMLALVLGGLGLISIYFIHDYHYILLSMVGVGIAWASILSVPYAMLAGALPSNKMGYYMGVFNFFVVLPQGAAGLILGPLTKHVFHDQPIYTLMVGGAAMIIAGLLTLTVDDVDDVPLATTGEPAENFGYGTPATRA is encoded by the coding sequence ATGGCCGCTGGAGCCGTTACGTCCGCCCATTCTACCCACGCCAAGCCCCGCCTCACGTTCTGGCAAATCTGGAACATGAGCTTCGGCTTCCTCGGCATCCAGTTCGGCTTTGCCCTGCAAAACGCCAACGTGAGCCGGATTTTCGAGACGATGGGCGCCAAAACCGATGAAATCGCCTTTTTGTGGCTGGCCGCGCCCGCCACGGGCCTCATCGTGCAGCCCATCATCGGCTATCTCTCCGACCGCACCTGGAGCCCGCGCTGGGGCCGCCGCCGGCCCTACTTTCTGGTAGGAGCCATTTTGGCCTCGATTTCGCTGCTGGTGATGCCCAACGTGACGGCCCTGTGGATGGCGGCCGGCATGCTCTGGATCATGGATTCGAGCATTAACATCAGCATGGAGCCATTTCGGGCCCTGGTGGGCGACTTGCTGCCCTCGGAGCAGCGCACCACGGGCTTCGCGGCCCAAACGTTTTTTATCGGCGTGGGGGCCGTGGTGGCCTCGTCGCTGCCCTGGGTGCTCACCAACTGGTTCCACGTGGCCAACGTGGCGGCGGCGGGCCACATCCCGGCGTCGGTACGCTACTCGTTCACGGCGGGCGGCGTGGTGTTTTTCCTGGCGGTGCTCTGGACGGTGCTGCGCACCCGCGAGTACCCGCCGGCCGACCTGGCCGAGTTTGAGGCCGAAAAGGCCCGCACGGCCGGCATCGCGCACGGCTTTCGGGAGTCGTTTGCCGGCATTTTCAAGATGCCCAAAACCATGCGCCAGCTGGCCGTGGTGCAGTTTTTCTCGTGGTTCGCGCTGTTCTCGATGTGGATTTACACCACGCAGGCCGTCACCAGCCACGTGTTCCACACCACCGACACCACCTCGGCCCTCTACAACAAGGGCGGCGACTGGGTGGGCGTGTGCTTCTCGGTTTACAACGGCTTATCGGCCGTGATGGCGCTGCTGCTGCCCATCGTGGCGCGCCGCACCAGCCGGCGCTTCACCCACATGCTGGCCCTGGTGCTGGGCGGCTTGGGGCTGATTTCCATCTACTTCATCCACGACTACCACTATATTTTGCTGTCGATGGTGGGCGTGGGCATTGCCTGGGCCAGCATCCTGAGCGTGCCCTACGCCATGCTGGCCGGGGCCCTGCCCTCCAACAAAATGGGCTACTACATGGGCGTGTTCAACTTTTTCGTGGTGCTGCCGCAGGGCGCGGCCGGCCTCATCCTGGGGCCCCTCACCAAGCACGTTTTCCACGATCAGCCCATTTACACGCTAATGGTGGGCGGCGCCGCCATGATCATCGCCGGTCTGCTCACCCTCACCGTGGATGATGTGGACGACGTGCCGCTGGCCACCACCGGCGAGCCGGCCGAAAACTTCGGCTACGGCACCCCCGCCACCCGGGCGTAG
- a CDS encoding thioredoxin family protein, protein MLLRFALLGALAAAPFHPAAAQTPPGAPAANLVANWGLTDLAAAQARAKATGRPIVAVFSGSDWCAPCVKYEREVFAQPAFVAYAKDRLVLAHFDFPQKPQNQPSPEQIKRNDAAKAQLNREGEFPLAVVVAPDGKILGKIGYVSGGPAGFEAYLKTLLGK, encoded by the coding sequence ATGCTACTCCGCTTTGCCCTACTGGGGGCCCTGGCCGCCGCACCCTTCCACCCCGCCGCGGCCCAAACCCCGCCGGGGGCCCCAGCGGCTAATTTGGTAGCCAACTGGGGCCTTACCGATTTGGCCGCCGCGCAAGCCAGGGCCAAGGCCACCGGCCGGCCCATCGTGGCCGTGTTTTCGGGCTCCGACTGGTGCGCGCCGTGCGTGAAGTACGAGCGCGAGGTGTTTGCCCAGCCCGCCTTCGTGGCCTACGCCAAGGACCGGCTGGTACTGGCCCATTTCGACTTCCCACAAAAACCGCAGAACCAGCCGTCGCCCGAGCAAATCAAGCGCAACGACGCAGCCAAGGCCCAGCTCAATCGCGAGGGCGAGTTTCCGCTGGCCGTGGTGGTGGCGCCCGACGGCAAAATCCTGGGCAAGATTGGCTACGTCAGCGGGGGCCCCGCGGGCTTCGAGGCGTACTTAAAAACGTTGCTGGGCAAATAG